A genomic segment from Gilvibacter sp. SZ-19 encodes:
- a CDS encoding GatB/YqeY domain-containing protein — MSLQSKVMDAMKVAMKAKDSQALESLRAVKSAILLAQTESGAKAELTEAEELKLLQKLVKQRKDSAAIFTEQGRDDLAAPELAQAEIISQFLPEQMSEEEIGKVVDEIIAQTGASSMKDMGKVMGMANGKLAGKADGSTIAKLVKAKLS, encoded by the coding sequence ATGAGTTTACAATCCAAAGTAATGGATGCCATGAAAGTGGCTATGAAAGCAAAAGACAGCCAGGCTTTAGAGTCGTTAAGAGCCGTAAAGTCGGCCATTCTTTTGGCGCAAACTGAATCTGGTGCCAAGGCCGAACTTACCGAAGCAGAAGAGCTTAAATTGCTTCAGAAGTTGGTAAAACAGCGCAAAGACAGCGCCGCGATCTTTACCGAGCAAGGGAGAGACGATCTTGCAGCGCCTGAATTGGCTCAGGCAGAGATCATCTCGCAATTCTTGCCAGAACAAATGTCTGAAGAAGAGATAGGGAAGGTGGTAGACGAGATCATTGCCCAAACCGGAGCTTCTAGCATGAAAGATATGGGCAAGGTCATGGGTATGGCTAACGGCAAACTCGCCGGTAAAGCCGATGGTAGCACCATTGCTAAATTGGTTAAAGCGAAGTTGTCTTAA